Sequence from the Deinococcus radiotolerans genome:
GAATCCCTGAAGCAGAGGGTCGCGCGCCGCCTTCGCCGCGCCGGGGCCGCCGGGGATCAGCAGGGCGGCGGGTTCCGGCAGCGCCGCGAACAGCACGTGCGGGGTGCTGACCAGCCCGCCTGCCGTGACGATACTGGCCCGCGAGCGGTTCACGGTGCGTACGCTGCCGTCGCCGCCACACACGCGCAGCACGGCCACCATCACGCCCAGTTCCAGTTCACTGACGCCCGCGTAGACGGGAATCGCCACGACCGGCCCGGTGTACTCCAGGGCCACTTCCGGCGAGGGTGCTTCTGTGCTCACTGCCCCAGCGGGCGCAGCGTGTACGCGCGCCGCGCGACAG
This genomic interval carries:
- a CDS encoding DJ-1/PfpI family protein, coding for MSTEAPSPEVALEYTGPVVAIPVYAGVSELELGVMVAVLRVCGGDGSVRTVNRSRASIVTAGGLVSTPHVLFAALPEPAALLIPGGPGAAKAARDPLLQGFLKAHAGLVTGTSGSGLLLPGEAGTLDGRVVGGPAELAETLWGYTPADVRPGEVVTDGSLCSTPAGFAALYAALHVASALWGEDAARNAAARLGGSPLLG